From Segatella copri, the proteins below share one genomic window:
- a CDS encoding glycoside hydrolase codes for MKKTSIFSLTAALMMTANLYAQSSYKVTVNPNICYQTIADFGSSDCWTADFVGKYFSDAEKEKSAKWLFSQEMDADGNPEGIGLSMWRVNLGAGSAEQGSQSGIEDITRRGYCYLDANGNYDWTKSAGQQYFMQQAKKYGVDHFLLFSNSAPVQFTKNGKACANKGVSGSNLADNHYADFAKFLTTTTKHFTDKGYNITLIDPVNEPQYDWTEGQEGSPWTNECIAKLARELDKSITDQGLSAQILLPEACQWKALYQDGTEKRANNQIEAFFNTSNSSTYIGDLKNLKRAIAGHSYWTFGTNADLKDIRQNVWNKAQEYNLDVYQTEWSMLDKEPSTSAGFPSSYDAASYMDISLYMGKLIHCDLTYGNMASWSYWTSFAQEKWGQKNRFYLLRMNTQGDNNNESYGDIQNGGTITDNSNLWVLGNYSRFIRPGYKRIDHITNKEENLNKLLGSAYLSPDGKRIVLVYVNMMASQNSVRINIEGQKAAKDINVYRTSAKENLKHIKSSFSLDKLIAIPTKSVVTIVIDFEDAINTGISHIKADKAGSNDIYSIEGKLVRKHADSTEGLAKGIYIQNGKKFVIK; via the coding sequence ATGAAAAAAACATCCATCTTCAGCCTCACAGCTGCCTTGATGATGACTGCCAACTTATATGCGCAATCATCATATAAGGTCACCGTAAACCCCAACATCTGCTATCAGACCATAGCAGACTTCGGATCAAGCGACTGTTGGACAGCCGATTTTGTGGGCAAATATTTCAGTGATGCAGAAAAAGAGAAATCGGCGAAATGGCTCTTCAGCCAGGAAATGGATGCCGATGGTAACCCAGAAGGCATCGGTCTCTCAATGTGGCGCGTAAACCTGGGTGCCGGTTCAGCAGAACAAGGCAGCCAAAGCGGCATCGAAGACATCACCCGACGTGGCTACTGCTATCTAGATGCCAATGGCAACTACGACTGGACCAAGTCGGCAGGTCAACAATACTTCATGCAGCAAGCCAAGAAATATGGAGTAGATCATTTTCTGCTCTTCTCCAATTCAGCCCCAGTACAGTTTACCAAAAACGGCAAGGCATGCGCCAACAAGGGTGTGAGCGGAAGCAATCTCGCAGACAATCACTATGCCGACTTTGCCAAATTCCTCACGACAACAACCAAACACTTCACCGACAAAGGCTACAACATAACCCTCATTGATCCGGTCAACGAGCCACAATACGATTGGACTGAAGGTCAGGAAGGTTCACCATGGACCAACGAGTGCATCGCCAAGCTCGCCCGAGAGTTGGACAAAAGCATTACCGACCAGGGACTCTCTGCCCAGATACTCCTGCCGGAAGCCTGCCAATGGAAGGCACTCTATCAAGACGGAACCGAGAAGAGAGCCAACAACCAGATAGAGGCTTTCTTCAATACCAGCAACAGCAGCACCTACATCGGCGACTTGAAAAACCTGAAAAGAGCCATCGCTGGTCATAGCTACTGGACCTTCGGCACGAATGCCGACCTGAAGGACATCCGTCAGAACGTATGGAACAAGGCTCAGGAATACAATCTCGATGTATATCAAACCGAATGGAGCATGCTCGATAAGGAGCCATCCACTTCAGCAGGTTTCCCTTCCAGTTACGATGCAGCCAGCTATATGGACATCTCGCTCTATATGGGTAAGCTTATCCACTGCGATCTCACCTACGGCAATATGGCATCATGGAGCTACTGGACCTCTTTCGCACAAGAGAAATGGGGACAGAAGAACCGCTTCTATCTCTTGCGAATGAATACCCAGGGCGATAACAACAACGAGAGCTATGGTGATATCCAGAACGGCGGTACCATCACCGACAACAGTAACCTCTGGGTACTCGGCAACTACAGCCGTTTCATCCGCCCTGGTTACAAGCGTATCGACCATATCACCAATAAGGAAGAAAATCTCAATAAGCTTCTGGGATCTGCCTATCTTTCTCCAGATGGCAAACGAATCGTTTTAGTATATGTAAACATGATGGCATCACAAAACAGTGTACGCATCAACATTGAGGGACAGAAGGCAGCCAAGGATATCAACGTTTACCGCACATCTGCGAAAGAAAACCTGAAGCACATCAAGAGCAGTTTCAGTCTGGATAAGCTGATTGCCATCCCAACCAAGAGCGTTGTAACCATCGTGATTGATTTCGAAGATGCCATCAATACTGGCATTAGCCATATCAAGGCAGATAAGGCCGGTAGCAATGACATCTACAGCATCGAGGGCAAATTGGTTCGCAAACATGCAGATTCTACAGAAGGACTCGCCAAGGGTATCTATATCCAAAACGGAAAGAAATTCGTGATAAAATAA
- a CDS encoding RagB/SusD family nutrient uptake outer membrane protein: protein MKRYIIGLTLASALTMGLTSCSDFLEEPIRGQQDMENYFTTEEECEKQITGCYNFIACDDWWQIYKFYNLCNITTDDCWMGNTTQDPGEYRAAAMFTGNTIDLGNAVQNFWQYRYKGITQCNIAIEKIAQLKFNDEKYQKRLIAEAKFLRGFYYFELVKNFGGVPLVMSLKMPSEVQGITRATSAETYAQIEQDFKDALADLPKKAELSANDIGRATSGAAKGMLAKAYLYQGKYAEAEPILQELTCRGSHASGTPEYELMDDFSQVWNIDYNNGKESLFEIQTSDDTQYSLGERYSVLVGSRDDAGWAWGLPTSNLEKAFKDAGDEIRLRYTILHDGQTEVPGDPTWNEDNPYVISASKHKSGRCNMKLFIPVNRRPSPYDAPHNPLNIRLLRYAEVLLMYAETENALNHDSEAQWALNKVRQRVQLPEVTATGTALRDAIRTERRLELALEGTRLDDLRRWKMDDGKTMMEHVFGPNGTFVKYNMEESTDPYETTNQQENSNEGINFQAPRDLLFAIPNSEITMSNGTIKQNEGYN from the coding sequence ATGAAAAGATATATCATAGGTTTGACCTTGGCTTCTGCCTTGACTATGGGCTTGACATCTTGCTCCGACTTCCTTGAGGAGCCTATCCGCGGTCAGCAGGATATGGAGAACTACTTCACCACCGAGGAAGAATGTGAAAAGCAGATTACCGGTTGCTACAACTTCATCGCATGTGATGACTGGTGGCAGATTTACAAATTCTACAACCTCTGCAACATTACCACCGATGATTGCTGGATGGGTAACACCACACAAGACCCTGGTGAATATAGAGCAGCAGCCATGTTTACCGGCAACACCATCGACTTGGGTAATGCCGTACAGAACTTCTGGCAGTATCGCTACAAGGGTATCACCCAGTGCAACATCGCCATCGAAAAAATTGCACAACTGAAATTCAACGACGAGAAGTATCAGAAGCGACTGATTGCCGAGGCTAAGTTCCTCCGCGGTTTCTACTACTTCGAACTGGTGAAGAACTTTGGCGGTGTACCATTGGTAATGTCACTCAAGATGCCTTCTGAGGTTCAGGGTATCACCCGAGCTACCAGCGCAGAAACCTACGCTCAGATTGAGCAGGACTTCAAGGATGCCCTCGCCGATCTTCCAAAGAAGGCAGAGTTATCTGCCAACGACATCGGTCGTGCTACCAGCGGTGCTGCCAAGGGTATGTTGGCAAAGGCATATCTCTACCAGGGTAAGTATGCTGAAGCTGAGCCTATCCTGCAGGAACTCACCTGCCGTGGCTCTCATGCCAGCGGAACACCGGAATATGAACTGATGGATGACTTTAGCCAGGTTTGGAACATCGACTACAACAATGGCAAGGAGAGTCTCTTCGAGATTCAGACCAGTGATGATACCCAGTATTCTCTGGGTGAGCGCTACTCTGTCTTGGTTGGTTCACGTGACGACGCTGGTTGGGCATGGGGTCTTCCTACCAGCAACCTGGAAAAGGCTTTCAAGGATGCAGGAGACGAGATTCGACTTCGCTATACCATCCTTCACGATGGACAGACAGAAGTTCCTGGTGACCCAACATGGAATGAGGACAACCCATACGTGATTTCAGCCAGCAAGCATAAGTCTGGCCGTTGCAACATGAAGCTCTTCATCCCAGTGAACAGGCGCCCTAGTCCATACGATGCACCTCACAATCCATTGAACATCCGCTTGCTCCGCTATGCAGAGGTATTGCTGATGTATGCAGAGACAGAGAATGCTCTCAATCACGACAGTGAGGCACAGTGGGCACTCAACAAGGTACGCCAGCGTGTTCAACTTCCAGAAGTTACCGCCACAGGTACAGCCCTTCGTGATGCTATCCGCACCGAGCGCCGTCTGGAGCTGGCACTTGAGGGAACCCGCCTCGACGACCTGCGCCGCTGGAAGATGGATGATGGAAAGACAATGATGGAACACGTATTCGGTCCTAACGGTACTTTCGTGAAGTACAACATGGAGGAATCTACCGACCCATACGAGACCACCAACCAGCAGGAGAACAGCAACGAGGGTATCAACTTCCAGGCACCTCGCGACCTTCTCTTCGCCATCCCTAACTCAGAAATTACCATGAGTAACGGAACCATCAAGCAGAACGAAGGTTACAACTAA
- a CDS encoding SusC/RagA family TonB-linked outer membrane protein, whose product MNKKYIIAAMATSFALNMNAQSVKVTGNVVDSNNEPVIGAYIKVKGSNRGAVTDLDGHYAIDADKNATLVISYVGMANQEEKVGNRSQINFVLKDDANDLNEVVVIGYGQVKKGDLTSSISAIKGDKLEKLSTGNVMNALQGQVNGVQISGAGGPGASPRVIIRGVTTVNGSDPLYVVDGMPVGTNINFLNQNDIESMQVLKDASASAIYGTRASNGVILITTKKGKKGDAKFNVTATVGLQTLKKQNMADSQEYKKVFDTRYTNDGNVSPFKGSADTYTDWWKECINDVAVQQNYDLSFSGGNDKMIYSGSIGYYKQDSQYKVGQWQKLSARFSTEYNFNKIVKAGVDFTPRYEQWDDTPGLMSAIMAMDPTTPVMRPKSEWTSNPYSNYDRSHNNQEWNPVASMARMDSGASEYGLLATPYVSLTPIKGLTIKSAFGLNARFRRTDSFNVNFFIDNLEQNQNNNATRKMENWVDWNWTNTVNYMTTINKKHNINLMGGYTMERFQDYWANAYSENIPNNDESLRYPSSGTKNPAATGTDRFTSLVSYLGRVMYNYAEKYYLTASIRVDGSSKFSKDNKWATFPSVSGAYRLTGEEFMKNQKVFDDIKIRAGWGKVGNQNIDNSAYLSSIGTTTYVFGETPNRIIGSTVSGIGNTNLKWETVEDWNVGLDLALLQSRLKITADYFEKTSHDMLMRKDNLLILGYPMWNGQMWENAGKMKATGWELGINWNDHIQDFTYGVGLNLSQVKNKAVKLNGDYIWTGGFSGDYIVRNAEGESLSQFWGYKTAGIFQNETEVKSYTNEHGESLQPNAKPGDLRFVDLNNDGVIDSNDKTHIGNPFPDLMVGLNLNAAYKGFDLVANFYGTIGNDIFNKNIGRYAGTDGQNVYAGTYDKTWRADNTGAEFPRLSVNDSNMNYRRVSDFFVEDGSYFRCKLLQIGYTLPKQWFNNKLNLRLSFSAQNLFTITNYSGADPEAASMGSSVTEAGIDYTGYPNPRTFLFGLNMSF is encoded by the coding sequence ATGAACAAGAAATATATCATAGCAGCCATGGCAACCAGTTTCGCCCTCAATATGAACGCTCAGAGCGTGAAAGTGACGGGTAATGTCGTGGACAGCAACAACGAACCAGTTATTGGAGCATACATCAAGGTGAAAGGTAGCAACAGAGGTGCTGTTACCGACCTGGATGGTCATTATGCCATCGATGCCGACAAGAACGCTACCCTCGTTATCTCATACGTAGGTATGGCAAACCAGGAAGAAAAGGTTGGCAACCGTTCACAGATCAACTTTGTGCTGAAGGACGATGCCAACGACTTGAACGAGGTGGTTGTCATCGGTTACGGTCAGGTAAAGAAGGGCGACCTCACCAGTTCTATCTCAGCCATCAAGGGCGACAAGCTGGAAAAGCTCTCTACCGGTAACGTGATGAACGCCCTTCAGGGTCAGGTGAACGGTGTACAGATCAGTGGCGCCGGTGGTCCTGGTGCTTCTCCTCGTGTCATCATCCGTGGTGTCACTACCGTGAATGGTTCTGATCCTCTCTACGTTGTAGATGGTATGCCTGTAGGTACCAACATCAACTTCCTCAACCAGAACGACATCGAGAGCATGCAGGTATTGAAGGATGCCTCTGCATCAGCTATCTATGGTACCCGTGCTTCGAATGGTGTGATTTTGATCACCACCAAAAAAGGCAAGAAGGGAGATGCCAAATTCAATGTCACAGCCACCGTAGGTCTCCAAACATTGAAGAAGCAGAATATGGCAGACTCTCAGGAATACAAGAAAGTGTTTGATACTCGTTATACCAACGATGGCAACGTTTCTCCTTTCAAGGGAAGCGCTGACACCTATACCGACTGGTGGAAAGAATGCATCAATGATGTAGCCGTACAGCAGAACTATGACCTTTCATTCTCTGGCGGTAACGACAAGATGATTTACTCTGGAAGCATCGGTTACTACAAGCAGGACTCTCAGTACAAGGTAGGTCAGTGGCAGAAACTCTCTGCACGTTTCTCTACCGAATACAATTTCAATAAGATTGTCAAGGCTGGTGTTGACTTCACTCCTCGCTACGAGCAGTGGGATGACACCCCAGGACTGATGAGTGCCATCATGGCGATGGATCCAACTACTCCAGTGATGCGACCAAAAAGCGAATGGACCAGCAATCCATACAGCAACTATGACCGTTCGCACAACAACCAGGAATGGAACCCAGTGGCTTCTATGGCACGTATGGACTCTGGTGCTAGCGAATATGGATTGCTCGCAACTCCATACGTAAGTCTCACCCCAATCAAGGGATTGACCATCAAATCAGCATTCGGCTTGAACGCCCGCTTCCGCAGAACCGATTCGTTCAACGTTAACTTCTTCATCGACAACCTGGAGCAGAACCAGAACAACAATGCTACCAGAAAGATGGAGAACTGGGTGGACTGGAACTGGACCAACACCGTGAACTACATGACAACCATCAACAAGAAACACAACATCAACTTGATGGGTGGTTACACTATGGAGCGCTTCCAGGACTACTGGGCTAATGCTTACTCAGAGAACATTCCAAATAATGATGAGTCTCTGCGCTACCCTAGCTCAGGAACCAAGAACCCAGCAGCTACGGGTACCGACAGATTCACTTCGCTGGTATCTTACCTGGGACGTGTGATGTACAACTACGCAGAGAAGTACTACCTCACAGCATCTATCCGTGTGGATGGTTCTTCCAAGTTCTCCAAGGACAACAAATGGGCTACCTTCCCATCTGTATCTGGAGCTTATCGCCTTACCGGCGAGGAGTTCATGAAGAACCAGAAGGTGTTTGATGACATCAAGATCCGTGCTGGTTGGGGTAAGGTTGGTAACCAGAACATCGACAACTCGGCATACCTCAGCTCTATCGGTACAACAACCTATGTATTCGGTGAAACTCCAAACCGCATCATCGGTTCTACTGTGAGCGGTATCGGAAACACTAACCTGAAGTGGGAAACCGTGGAGGACTGGAACGTGGGTCTTGACCTCGCTCTTCTCCAGAGCCGCCTGAAGATTACAGCGGATTACTTCGAGAAGACATCTCACGATATGCTGATGAGGAAAGACAACCTCCTCATCCTCGGTTACCCAATGTGGAACGGACAGATGTGGGAAAACGCAGGTAAGATGAAGGCTACAGGTTGGGAACTTGGCATCAACTGGAACGACCATATCCAGGACTTCACCTACGGCGTAGGTCTGAATCTTTCTCAGGTAAAGAACAAGGCAGTGAAACTGAATGGTGACTACATCTGGACAGGTGGATTCAGTGGCGACTACATCGTTCGCAATGCCGAGGGCGAATCTCTCAGCCAGTTCTGGGGTTACAAGACAGCAGGTATCTTCCAGAACGAGACAGAGGTGAAGTCATACACCAACGAGCATGGCGAGTCATTGCAGCCAAATGCCAAGCCAGGTGACCTCCGCTTCGTGGATTTGAATAATGATGGCGTCATCGACAGCAACGATAAGACTCATATCGGTAATCCTTTCCCAGACCTCATGGTAGGTTTGAACCTGAATGCGGCATACAAGGGCTTCGACCTCGTAGCCAACTTCTACGGAACCATCGGCAACGACATCTTCAACAAGAACATCGGTCGTTATGCAGGAACCGACGGTCAGAATGTATATGCCGGCACATACGACAAAACCTGGAGAGCCGACAACACAGGTGCAGAATTTCCTCGCCTCTCTGTCAACGATTCCAACATGAACTACAGGCGAGTAAGCGACTTCTTCGTAGAGGATGGTTCTTACTTCCGCTGCAAGTTGCTCCAGATTGGTTACACCTTGCCTAAGCAGTGGTTCAACAACAAGCTGAACTTGCGTCTGTCATTCTCAGCTCAGAACCTCTTTACCATCACCAACTACTCTGGTGCAGATCCAGAAGCAGCATCAATGGGTAGCAGTGTAACAGAGGCAGGTATCGACTACACAGGTTATCCTAACCCACGTACCTTCCTCTTTGGTTTGAACATGAGCTTCTAA
- a CDS encoding ligand-binding sensor domain-containing protein, whose translation MIEIKKTLWVVFICLMGHIVALAQKYQVRPLDLEQGLSCNYVVSIAQDKYGFLWFATEEGLNRFDGNSFFTYYKQRDRKGISSSELNCVIDDAKKPVVWIGTKNDGLNSFNYQTEEWHSYKHDGKNPSSIATNDITHITPSANGKLWITTYWKGVELFDPETGRFVHFDKDRVQGLPDNQLWCVLDLGNGNLLVGHVKSGLSIMDTQHLTARNFKHNAQDIYSISGNEVICLYRDKKGTIWIGTNMGIDIYDPLSQRFLHVADQTIKNHRIFDFCELPNGNMLVATEQMGIAVLDVANKSFTASTQIPCSFISEGLEEFNLTGNSVRSLLLDKYNNVWAGFYGSGINFLTQSVAPFSTIRAGVPDQLERLTEKSVMGLVFDKNGQLWVGTDGKGLNVFSPEKKRLATYEHEGGSIVAAATRDSNGNLWFGSFFQGATVKMAGGGRFPQGFARCA comes from the coding sequence ATGATAGAAATAAAAAAGACACTTTGGGTGGTCTTCATCTGTTTGATGGGGCATATTGTTGCCTTGGCTCAGAAGTATCAGGTAAGACCATTGGACTTGGAGCAGGGCTTATCGTGCAATTATGTTGTAAGCATAGCGCAAGATAAATATGGCTTTCTTTGGTTTGCTACCGAAGAAGGATTGAATCGGTTTGATGGTAATAGCTTCTTTACCTATTACAAGCAAAGAGACAGAAAGGGCATATCTAGTAGTGAGTTGAACTGTGTGATTGATGATGCCAAGAAACCTGTTGTCTGGATTGGAACCAAGAATGATGGTCTCAATTCCTTTAACTATCAAACAGAAGAATGGCATAGCTATAAGCATGACGGCAAGAATCCTTCCAGCATCGCAACGAATGATATTACGCATATCACACCCTCTGCCAATGGTAAACTCTGGATTACCACCTATTGGAAAGGTGTAGAACTGTTTGATCCCGAAACCGGCAGGTTTGTGCATTTTGATAAAGATAGAGTGCAAGGTTTGCCTGATAACCAATTGTGGTGTGTGCTCGATTTGGGAAATGGCAATCTTTTGGTGGGACATGTCAAGAGTGGATTATCCATCATGGATACCCAACATTTAACTGCCCGGAATTTTAAGCACAACGCCCAAGACATCTACTCTATTTCGGGTAATGAGGTAATTTGTCTGTATCGCGACAAAAAAGGAACGATATGGATCGGTACTAATATGGGTATAGATATTTACGACCCACTTAGCCAGCGATTTCTGCATGTGGCGGATCAAACCATCAAGAATCATCGTATTTTTGATTTCTGTGAATTGCCGAATGGTAATATGCTTGTAGCAACCGAGCAGATGGGTATAGCTGTATTGGATGTTGCCAACAAATCATTTACTGCAAGTACTCAAATTCCATGTTCTTTCATCAGCGAGGGGTTGGAAGAATTTAATCTTACGGGTAATAGTGTGCGAAGCCTATTGCTAGATAAATATAATAATGTATGGGCAGGATTTTATGGTAGCGGCATCAATTTCCTGACTCAATCTGTTGCACCATTCAGTACCATTCGGGCTGGTGTTCCTGATCAGCTGGAACGACTTACGGAGAAATCTGTGATGGGATTGGTTTTCGATAAGAATGGGCAGCTATGGGTAGGTACTGATGGTAAAGGACTGAATGTCTTCTCGCCAGAAAAAAAACGATTGGCTACCTATGAACATGAAGGTGGCAGTATCGTGGCAGCTGCAACTCGAGATAGCAATGGTAATTTGTGGTTTGGATCTTTCTTTCAGGGTGCTACCGTAAAGATGGCGGGGGGGGGGAGGTTTCCGCAAGGTTTTGCCAGATGCGCATGA